The following proteins come from a genomic window of Natrinema saccharevitans:
- a CDS encoding UDP-glucuronic acid decarboxylase family protein, whose protein sequence is MNRVCITGGAGFIGSHLCQRFLDEGHELLVFDNFVTGRQENISRFRSHDRFSFHKEDITESITVAGDLDWVIHLASLASPAFYQENPIETLQVGAIGTQKTLELALEKDATYLFASTSEVYGDPDVNPQPEDYRGRVDPFGPRACYDESKRYGESLVWSFKEQYGLDVRIARIFNTYGPRMRIDDGRVLPTFVRQALTGEDLTVYGDGKQTRSFCFISDLVEGLRRLLASDLQTPVNVGNPDERTILELAEMLLEMTDSESSLVYEPLPPHDPRKRCPDISKVRSELNWEPTVELEDGLERMIDHFKSVINSPVSDPPTDGPSQ, encoded by the coding sequence ATGAATAGAGTCTGTATTACCGGCGGTGCGGGCTTTATCGGTTCCCACCTCTGTCAAAGATTTCTCGATGAGGGACACGAACTGCTCGTCTTCGATAATTTTGTCACGGGCCGTCAGGAAAATATATCCAGATTTCGATCCCACGACCGGTTCTCGTTCCACAAGGAGGACATAACGGAGTCGATCACCGTGGCCGGTGATTTGGACTGGGTCATCCACCTCGCGAGTCTCGCGTCTCCGGCGTTCTACCAGGAGAATCCGATCGAGACGCTTCAGGTGGGAGCGATCGGAACCCAAAAGACACTGGAACTGGCGCTGGAGAAAGACGCGACCTACCTGTTTGCATCTACAAGCGAAGTCTATGGTGATCCCGATGTCAATCCGCAGCCCGAAGACTATCGAGGACGCGTTGATCCGTTCGGACCACGAGCGTGTTACGACGAATCCAAACGCTACGGTGAATCGTTAGTATGGAGCTTCAAAGAGCAGTACGGCCTCGATGTTCGCATTGCGAGAATATTTAACACATACGGGCCACGGATGCGTATCGATGACGGTCGCGTGCTCCCAACGTTCGTCCGGCAGGCGCTCACGGGCGAAGATTTGACGGTCTATGGCGACGGGAAACAGACGAGAAGCTTTTGCTTCATTTCAGATCTCGTCGAAGGCTTGCGTCGACTCCTCGCTAGTGACCTCCAGACCCCGGTCAACGTCGGGAACCCGGACGAGCGAACGATTCTCGAATTGGCAGAAATGTTACTCGAAATGACGGATAGCGAGAGTAGCCTCGTTTACGAACCCCTACCACCCCACGACCCACGGAAGCGCTGTCCCGATATTTCGAAAGTGCGATCGGAACTGAACTGGGAGCCGACGGTCGAACTCGAAGACGGGCTCGAACGAATGATCGACCACTTCAAATCGGTCATCAATTCACCGGTCTCCGATCCACCCACCGATGGACCGTCCCAGTAG
- a CDS encoding class I SAM-dependent methyltransferase has protein sequence MADWTEDVFKDKSSLFAGVLERHDPHTEDEVDRILSTVREEYGVEPESVLDVGCGLGRHVLAFGERGYEVDGLDFSREYVREARQRASDRDLDDRVSIHQHDMRNLEEWDDSYDLTVNLGLTFGYYGRETDQEILSNVFDLLSDDGVFAVEMINAAGIVNNFQRSHVTEFDDELSVQRLEYDIEKGVLHNITDLFAKIEDEYQYKDRIVMKHQLYWTAEFKHMCELAGFESFHIVPLDGEELTLDVTSYLLLAS, from the coding sequence ATGGCCGATTGGACGGAAGACGTCTTCAAAGACAAATCGAGCCTCTTCGCGGGAGTGTTAGAACGGCACGACCCTCACACGGAAGATGAGGTCGATAGAATACTTTCCACGGTTCGAGAGGAATACGGGGTAGAGCCGGAGTCGGTCCTGGACGTCGGCTGCGGACTGGGACGGCACGTGCTGGCGTTCGGTGAACGGGGGTACGAGGTCGACGGACTCGATTTCTCGCGGGAATACGTTCGAGAGGCCCGCCAGCGCGCCAGTGATCGCGACCTCGACGATCGCGTCTCGATCCACCAACACGACATGCGCAATCTCGAGGAGTGGGACGACTCCTACGACCTCACCGTGAACCTGGGGTTGACGTTCGGATATTACGGTCGAGAAACGGATCAGGAGATTCTCTCGAACGTCTTCGACCTCCTCTCCGACGACGGCGTGTTCGCGGTCGAAATGATTAACGCCGCGGGCATCGTGAACAATTTCCAGCGAAGTCACGTAACTGAATTCGACGACGAACTCAGCGTTCAACGCCTCGAGTACGACATCGAGAAAGGGGTGTTGCACAATATCACTGATCTATTTGCGAAGATCGAAGACGAGTATCAGTACAAGGATCGGATAGTTATGAAACATCAGCTATACTGGACTGCAGAATTCAAGCATATGTGCGAATTAGCCGGTTTCGAATCGTTTCATATCGTTCCTCTCGATGGAGAGGAACTCACCCTCGATGTAACTTCGTATCTGCTGCTTGCTAGTTGA
- a CDS encoding SHOCT domain-containing protein, with product MSQSGSLGRLRESITEVVGFLFAFLMVLGIVVEPWLFVLGLVGMLFLTPIVALLFGDRDTVEEWWGGEKAQQLDTDTSQDDPLETLKRRYAEGELSEEEFEDKLNRLLESENVDMTDFDANHRESITEFPEEDDSEMELDEN from the coding sequence ATGAGCCAGAGTGGTTCCCTCGGTCGTCTTCGCGAGAGTATAACGGAAGTCGTCGGATTTCTCTTCGCGTTTCTAATGGTATTGGGAATCGTCGTGGAGCCGTGGTTGTTCGTTCTGGGCCTTGTCGGGATGCTATTTTTGACTCCGATAGTAGCACTCCTATTTGGTGATCGAGACACGGTCGAGGAATGGTGGGGTGGAGAGAAGGCCCAACAACTAGATACTGACACCTCACAAGACGACCCACTCGAAACGCTCAAACGCCGGTATGCTGAGGGCGAACTCTCCGAAGAAGAGTTCGAAGACAAACTCAACCGATTACTCGAATCGGAGAACGTAGATATGACGGACTTCGATGCCAACCACCGTGAGTCGATAACCGAGTTTCCTGAAGAGGATGATTCCGAGATGGAGCTAGATGAAAACTAA
- a CDS encoding SAM-dependent methyltransferase: protein MKNWTERLYKDKSSLFAEGLERLEGVAEDEMDIILNRVKEEYGVEPESVLDIGCGLGRHVLAFGERGYEVDGLDFSREYVREARQRASDRDLDDRVSIHQHDMRNLEEWDDSYDLIVNLGVTFGHYGRETDQEILSNVFDLLSDDGVFAVEMINKANQIHDFERTYVIDYRDALNVQHLRYDIGNGVLHSNIDVFSREEEEFGYRNRMTLKYYLYSPSELRYMCKRAGFEDVTIVPRGAEELTLDVESIVILAS, encoded by the coding sequence ATGAAAAATTGGACGGAAAGGCTTTACAAAGACAAATCGAGCCTCTTTGCTGAAGGACTCGAACGATTAGAAGGGGTAGCCGAGGACGAGATGGATATCATTCTCAACCGGGTGAAAGAGGAATACGGGGTAGAGCCGGAGTCGGTCCTGGACATCGGCTGCGGACTGGGACGGCACGTGCTGGCGTTCGGTGAACGGGGGTACGAGGTCGACGGACTCGATTTCTCGCGGGAATACGTTCGAGAGGCCCGCCAGCGCGCCAGTGATCGCGACCTCGACGATCGCGTCTCGATCCACCAACACGACATGCGCAATCTCGAGGAGTGGGACGACTCCTATGACCTCATCGTGAACTTAGGAGTAACGTTCGGTCATTACGGTCGAGAGACGGATCAGGAGATTCTCTCGAACGTCTTCGACCTCCTCTCCGACGACGGCGTGTTCGCGGTCGAAATGATCAATAAGGCGAATCAGATCCACGACTTCGAACGAACATACGTTATAGATTACCGTGATGCTCTCAATGTTCAGCACCTTAGATACGATATCGGAAACGGTGTTCTGCACAGTAATATCGACGTATTCTCGAGAGAAGAGGAGGAATTCGGATACCGAAATCGTATGACCCTTAAGTATTACCTTTATTCACCTTCGGAACTCAGGTACATGTGTAAACGAGCGGGATTCGAGGACGTCACTATCGTTCCGAGAGGTGCGGAAGAACTCACACTGGACGTGGAATCGATCGTTATACTGGCCAGTTGA
- a CDS encoding glycosyltransferase family 2 protein translates to MSLPSVNVIIPTYKRNNSLDRTIDSVVSQKSVSIDIHIVDMTRNENARPVADEYGVNYTCINSYETDNKIEQVAIARDRGIQKTNGRYVLFLDDDDEIQANGIRMLLEAIESGDCSVAFARKRDLLDPEAIREFYTGENPIDPDTVLEFCLSALAAPYGISGMLAERSAIESLLPMADFPHDDIVPVIELVRSNKVCTIDRELITSRSGYGLSRSVDCKAARMAIVEYYDELYDAYPDTVRKRGLALKHAIGALKCLQQSRWSAHAVRHFWKAVRTNPDGSPYGLVFASLFGRYGLRSYKSRFPSPSGFNWPV, encoded by the coding sequence ATGAGCCTGCCGTCGGTGAACGTTATAATACCCACATATAAAAGAAATAATTCATTGGATCGGACTATCGATAGTGTGGTGAGTCAAAAAAGTGTTAGTATCGACATCCACATCGTAGATATGACACGAAATGAGAACGCTCGCCCCGTCGCAGATGAGTACGGCGTGAATTATACGTGCATCAATTCATACGAAACTGATAATAAAATCGAACAGGTTGCGATTGCCCGCGACAGAGGTATTCAGAAAACGAACGGTAGGTACGTGCTGTTTCTCGATGATGACGACGAGATACAGGCAAACGGTATTCGAATGCTCCTGGAAGCTATCGAATCGGGAGATTGTTCCGTCGCCTTTGCTCGCAAGCGGGATCTTCTCGATCCAGAAGCGATTCGCGAGTTCTACACGGGCGAGAATCCGATCGATCCCGACACAGTCCTCGAGTTCTGTCTTTCAGCACTGGCGGCTCCGTACGGTATCAGTGGAATGCTTGCGGAACGGTCCGCGATCGAATCGTTACTCCCGATGGCTGATTTTCCTCACGACGATATCGTCCCGGTTATAGAGCTCGTTCGATCGAACAAAGTGTGTACGATCGATAGAGAACTTATTACTAGTCGATCTGGCTACGGATTAAGCAGATCCGTAGATTGCAAAGCGGCGAGAATGGCCATTGTCGAGTATTACGATGAGCTCTACGACGCGTACCCCGACACGGTCAGGAAACGGGGTCTCGCACTCAAACACGCAATTGGTGCCCTCAAGTGCCTACAACAGAGCCGATGGTCGGCACACGCAGTTCGACACTTTTGGAAAGCTGTGCGCACGAATCCCGACGGATCGCCGTACGGACTCGTTTTCGCTTCCCTTTTCGGGAGATACGGTTTACGGAGCTACAAGAGCCGGTTTCCGAGCCCCTCCGGCTTCAACTGGCCAGTATAA